From Novosphingobium resinovorum, the proteins below share one genomic window:
- a CDS encoding efflux RND transporter permease subunit, translating into MLERLARFVVEKRIFVIVMVVALIIVGGRAVMSLPIEAFPDVQDVQVVVISQQAGQAPEEMERSISLPIERALAGTPGVNDIRSVSITGLSVVTLIFNDGTDDYFARSQVLEKLRDANLPAGVTPSLAPLSTAVGEVYRYVLDKPADMPLYEARAIQDFVVRPTLRMVPGVADVTSFGGSIKQYQILVRPDLLKRYGVTVADVQTAVGKANSNVGGGVIPRGDEVVVVRGVGLYKSIDDVGNTVVRAQNGNTVRVRDLGDVQIGTPERSGMVAYDHKDDVSEGIVTMVKRQNAAVVVQGVRDAVDKMNAQFQADAKRTGKPPIQIRATYQRTKLLDKTVETVAENLVVGATLVTVLLLVFLRNWRAALVVAAIIPLALLAAFAGLNTVNVPANLISMGAVDFGIIIDSAVVLVEALMVALSLEAARHGGVQPDRIRRNQVLRNTVANLARPILFSKAIIIMAFVPIFTFQRVEGKMFSPVALTLSFALGAALVLTLSFLPAVLSFLVERYDMAEKHIVWMDRLRDGYRSTVEKALPRTKAVVVASGLALVLAFLMIPRLGSEFLPKLDEGNIWLTVQLTPSASMETTRKVEKRVRAIMLSYPEVAHVGSETGRPDDGTDPKGPSSLQMLIDLKPRSEWRSKFGSKAALEDDMRKQVDKIPGVPTNFSQVIEDSVEESLSGVKGEISVKITGPDLNVLEQLGEQTARVVAAVPGASDVDAVKIGGQTEVRAVLDRDAMARYGLNADDANTAIATAFGGATVGTAYEADRNFDIVVRFAPDQRNAVDDLSHLQVPLPQGGTISLGEIAQVSVQVGASRISRENGSRNVAIKANVDGRDQGSFVVDAQKAVKDKIKLPSGYQMTWGGQFENQQRAMQRLEVIVPIALFGIFILLFGAFRSVRSALLILAMVPFTTVGGVTALAMAGLHMSVSAAVGFIAVAGISVQNGVVMLEHITHRYENGDAYRVAVLEGAIDRLRPILMTALMAGLGLLPAALSTGIGSETQRPFACVIVGGIISATAFMLLLLPMSLLWLSGEEKRQEKHADI; encoded by the coding sequence ATGTTGGAAAGACTGGCCCGCTTCGTCGTCGAGAAGCGGATCTTCGTGATCGTCATGGTCGTGGCCCTGATCATCGTCGGCGGCCGCGCGGTGATGAGCCTGCCGATCGAGGCTTTCCCCGACGTGCAGGACGTGCAGGTCGTGGTCATCAGCCAGCAGGCCGGGCAGGCGCCGGAGGAGATGGAGCGGTCCATCTCGCTGCCGATCGAGCGCGCGCTGGCGGGTACGCCGGGCGTGAACGACATCCGCTCGGTCTCGATCACCGGGCTGTCAGTGGTCACGTTGATCTTCAACGACGGCACGGACGATTACTTCGCCCGCTCGCAGGTGCTGGAAAAGCTGCGGGACGCCAATTTGCCCGCCGGCGTAACGCCCAGTCTGGCGCCGCTGTCCACCGCGGTCGGCGAAGTCTATCGCTACGTGCTGGACAAGCCGGCGGACATGCCGCTCTACGAAGCGCGCGCGATTCAGGACTTCGTGGTACGTCCGACGCTGCGCATGGTGCCTGGCGTGGCAGATGTCACCAGCTTCGGCGGCAGCATCAAGCAGTACCAGATCCTCGTCCGCCCCGATCTGCTCAAGCGCTACGGCGTCACCGTGGCCGACGTGCAGACCGCCGTGGGCAAGGCGAACTCAAACGTTGGCGGCGGCGTGATCCCGCGCGGCGACGAAGTCGTCGTGGTACGTGGGGTAGGCCTCTACAAGTCGATCGACGATGTCGGCAATACCGTGGTCCGCGCGCAGAACGGCAATACCGTGCGCGTGCGCGATCTGGGCGACGTGCAGATCGGCACGCCCGAACGCAGCGGCATGGTTGCCTACGACCACAAGGACGATGTCAGCGAAGGCATCGTCACCATGGTCAAGCGCCAGAACGCCGCCGTGGTGGTGCAGGGCGTGCGCGACGCGGTGGACAAGATGAACGCGCAGTTCCAGGCCGATGCGAAGCGCACGGGCAAGCCGCCGATCCAGATCCGCGCGACCTACCAGCGCACCAAGCTGCTCGACAAGACCGTGGAGACGGTGGCGGAAAACCTCGTCGTCGGCGCCACTCTGGTGACGGTGTTGCTGCTGGTGTTCCTGCGCAACTGGCGCGCGGCGCTGGTCGTCGCGGCGATCATTCCGCTGGCACTGCTGGCGGCCTTCGCGGGCCTCAATACGGTGAACGTGCCCGCCAACCTGATCTCGATGGGCGCGGTGGACTTCGGCATCATCATCGACTCTGCCGTTGTGCTGGTGGAGGCGCTGATGGTCGCGCTGTCGCTGGAAGCGGCGCGGCACGGGGGCGTGCAGCCGGACAGAATCCGGCGCAACCAGGTGCTGCGCAACACGGTGGCCAACCTGGCGCGGCCGATCCTGTTCTCCAAGGCCATCATCATCATGGCCTTCGTGCCGATCTTCACCTTCCAGCGCGTGGAAGGGAAGATGTTCTCGCCGGTTGCACTGACGCTGTCCTTTGCGCTGGGCGCGGCGCTGGTGCTGACGCTTTCGTTCCTGCCGGCGGTGCTGAGCTTCCTTGTCGAACGCTACGACATGGCGGAAAAGCACATCGTCTGGATGGACCGTCTGCGCGATGGGTATCGCAGCACGGTGGAGAAAGCGCTGCCGCGCACCAAGGCGGTGGTTGTGGCCTCCGGGCTGGCGCTGGTGCTGGCCTTCCTGATGATCCCGCGTCTGGGTTCTGAGTTCCTGCCCAAGCTGGACGAAGGCAACATCTGGCTCACCGTCCAGCTCACGCCCTCGGCCTCGATGGAGACCACGCGCAAGGTCGAGAAGCGTGTGCGCGCAATCATGCTTTCCTACCCGGAAGTAGCGCATGTCGGCTCCGAGACCGGCCGCCCGGACGACGGGACCGACCCCAAGGGACCGTCCAGCCTGCAGATGCTGATCGACCTCAAGCCGCGCAGCGAATGGCGTTCCAAGTTCGGCTCGAAGGCCGCGCTTGAGGATGACATGCGCAAGCAGGTGGACAAGATCCCCGGCGTACCCACCAATTTCAGCCAGGTGATCGAAGACAGCGTCGAGGAAAGCCTTTCGGGCGTGAAGGGCGAAATCTCGGTGAAGATCACCGGGCCGGACCTCAACGTGCTGGAGCAACTGGGCGAGCAGACCGCGCGGGTGGTGGCTGCGGTGCCGGGCGCGTCGGACGTGGATGCCGTGAAGATTGGCGGCCAGACCGAAGTGCGCGCCGTGCTCGACCGGGATGCGATGGCTCGTTACGGCCTCAACGCAGACGATGCCAACACCGCCATCGCCACCGCCTTCGGCGGCGCGACGGTCGGCACCGCGTACGAAGCGGATCGCAACTTCGACATCGTCGTGCGCTTTGCCCCGGATCAGCGCAACGCGGTGGATGATCTCTCGCATCTACAGGTGCCGCTGCCACAGGGCGGCACGATCTCGCTGGGTGAAATCGCGCAAGTCTCGGTTCAGGTCGGTGCATCGCGCATCAGCCGCGAGAACGGCAGTCGCAACGTGGCGATCAAGGCCAACGTCGACGGGCGCGACCAGGGCAGCTTCGTGGTCGATGCGCAGAAGGCGGTGAAGGACAAGATCAAGTTGCCGTCGGGTTACCAGATGACCTGGGGCGGCCAGTTCGAAAACCAGCAGCGCGCCATGCAGCGTCTGGAGGTGATCGTGCCGATCGCGCTGTTCGGCATCTTCATCCTGCTTTTCGGTGCATTCCGCTCGGTGCGCTCCGCCTTGCTGATCCTTGCGATGGTGCCTTTCACCACGGTCGGCGGCGTCACGGCGCTGGCGATGGCGGGGCTCCACATGTCGGTGTCCGCAGCGGTCGGCTTCATCGCCGTGGCGGGCATATCGGTGCAGAACGGTGTCGTCATGCTGGAGCACATCACGCACCGCTACGAGAACGGCGATGCCTATCGCGTGGCCGTGCTTGAAGGCGCCATCGACCGCCTGCGGCCGATCCTTATGACGGCGCTGATGGCCGGTTTGGGCCTGCTGCCGGCGGCGCTCTCCACCGGCATCGGTTCCGAAACGCAGCGACCATTCGCCTGCGTGATCGTGGGCGGCATCATCTCCGCCACCGCATTCATGCTCCTGCTGCTGCCGATGTCCCTGCTCTGGCTCTCCGGAGAAGAGAAGAGGCAGGAGAAGCATGCAGATATTTGA
- a CDS encoding cold-shock protein, translating to MITGTVKFFNADKGFGFIAPETGGDDAFVHISAVERAGMRTLNKDQRVSYELETDRRGKTSAVNLQSA from the coding sequence ATGATCACCGGCACCGTAAAATTCTTCAACGCCGATAAGGGCTTCGGTTTCATCGCTCCCGAAACGGGCGGCGATGACGCCTTCGTTCACATCAGCGCGGTCGAACGCGCAGGCATGCGCACCCTGAACAAGGATCAGCGCGTGTCCTACGAACTGGAAACCGACCGTCGCGGCAAGACTTCGGCCGTCAATCTCCAGTCGGCCTGA
- a CDS encoding acyl-CoA thioesterase, translating into MNSAQMHSCPLKIEIDHIDFMGHVNNSIYLQWVQAAVIEHWQRVASPAAVAAYLWIALKHEITYRKPAFLRDQLTANVVLEQVRRESAFYETTIRRGSEVIAEVKSRWCCVDAVSQRPVRVTAAVMACFFPGASEEQAAPASR; encoded by the coding sequence ATGAATTCCGCGCAAATGCACAGTTGTCCCTTGAAGATCGAGATCGACCACATCGACTTCATGGGGCACGTCAATAATTCTATATATTTGCAATGGGTGCAGGCAGCCGTCATCGAACATTGGCAGAGAGTGGCATCGCCTGCCGCCGTTGCAGCTTATTTATGGATCGCGCTCAAACATGAGATCACGTACCGCAAACCGGCATTCCTTCGCGACCAGCTGACGGCCAATGTAGTGCTGGAGCAGGTCCGCCGGGAGAGCGCATTCTACGAAACGACGATCCGGCGCGGCAGCGAAGTGATTGCCGAGGTGAAATCGCGCTGGTGCTGCGTCGATGCGGTGTCGCAGCGTCCGGTCCGGGTGACAGCCGCCGTAATGGCATGCTTCTTTCCTGGAGCCTCCGAGGAGCAAGCCGCTCCAGCGTCAAGATGA
- a CDS encoding antitoxin Xre/MbcA/ParS toxin-binding domain-containing protein, whose amino-acid sequence MESEDKPAPPARAKMRWSDRPKLAPDAASRQGQVTKLALETFGGRDEAIAYLNTACGKLGGRPLDLAVESAEGLNRVERALADLKPAC is encoded by the coding sequence ATGGAAAGCGAAGACAAACCCGCCCCGCCGGCTCGCGCGAAAATGCGATGGTCGGATCGCCCGAAGCTAGCCCCTGATGCGGCGAGCCGCCAGGGGCAGGTGACGAAGCTGGCGCTCGAAACATTTGGAGGCCGGGACGAGGCTATCGCCTATCTCAACACGGCTTGCGGCAAGCTTGGCGGGCGACCGCTTGATCTCGCCGTGGAATCAGCGGAGGGCCTGAACCGGGTGGAGCGCGCCCTTGCGGACCTGAAGCCCGCATGCTGA
- the infA gene encoding translation initiation factor IF-1: MAKEELLTMEGFIEEILPDGRFAVLLDNEHKIIAYTAGKMRKFRIRSVVGDRVHVEMTPYDLSKGRIVFREKTPGQGGGPPRRRSGFRR; the protein is encoded by the coding sequence TTGGCCAAGGAAGAATTACTGACGATGGAAGGTTTTATCGAGGAAATCCTCCCCGATGGGCGCTTCGCGGTTCTGCTCGACAACGAGCACAAGATCATCGCCTACACGGCGGGCAAGATGCGCAAGTTTCGCATCCGCTCGGTGGTGGGAGATCGGGTGCATGTCGAAATGACGCCTTACGATCTTTCGAAGGGCCGAATCGTGTTTCGTGAAAAGACGCCGGGACAAGGCGGAGGGCCGCCAAGACGGCGCAGCGGATTTAGAAGATAA
- a CDS encoding HNH endonuclease signature motif containing protein has product MAEPQPASGKGLRGNHRVRHSLALYRIHPAICSPHRKALIATPAILNQTLRENSSGKRSFSTSTKSAAFVSELTQNGARCGICGGLLHRNSITTDHIERKADGGGAHSGNAQVAHPYCNTTYKENGAKRGFAQADV; this is encoded by the coding sequence ATGGCTGAGCCGCAACCGGCGTCTGGCAAAGGACTTCGAGGAAACCATCGCGTCCGCCACAGCTTGGCTCTTTATCGCATCCATCCAGCTATATGCTCGCCGCATCGCAAGGCCCTGATTGCCACGCCCGCAATTTTGAATCAGACACTAAGAGAAAATAGCAGCGGCAAACGGAGTTTTAGCACAAGCACAAAGTCCGCGGCATTCGTCAGCGAGCTTACCCAAAATGGAGCGCGCTGTGGAATATGTGGCGGGCTCCTCCACAGAAATTCAATCACTACTGACCATATTGAACGCAAGGCAGATGGTGGGGGGGCTCATTCCGGCAACGCTCAGGTCGCTCATCCGTACTGCAATACGACTTATAAGGAGAATGGCGCCAAGCGCGGTTTTGCTCAAGCCGATGTTTGA
- a CDS encoding transglutaminase-like domain-containing protein produces MLIRAGYDIAFTCEQSVPMLAHLSVHSSRNKDLRTPQRLFTMPDVPIYDYVDSFGNICTRLTIPTGGLTLSCGFVIEDDFDPDPVEPEASQSAIEALPDDVMLYLLASRYCETDRLSEMAWDLFGSTPPGWALVQAIVDFVHRHIRFDYMKARSTKTAWDVFEEREGVCRDFAHLAITLCRCMNLPARYCTGYLGDMDLLKPLGDMDFSAWFEVWLGDRWYVFDARHNRPRSGRILMARGRDAADAALTMTFGPVTLSRFDIYTDEDRLGLASS; encoded by the coding sequence ATGCTGATCCGCGCGGGTTACGATATAGCCTTCACATGCGAACAGTCTGTGCCGATGCTGGCGCATCTGAGCGTCCATTCTTCGCGCAACAAGGATCTGCGCACGCCGCAGCGACTGTTCACGATGCCTGACGTCCCGATCTATGATTACGTCGATAGCTTCGGCAACATCTGTACCCGTCTCACCATTCCGACCGGCGGCCTGACGCTGTCCTGCGGCTTCGTCATCGAGGATGATTTCGACCCCGATCCGGTCGAACCGGAAGCCTCGCAATCAGCGATCGAGGCTTTGCCGGACGATGTCATGCTCTACCTTCTGGCCAGCCGTTATTGCGAAACGGATCGCCTGAGCGAAATGGCGTGGGACCTGTTCGGCAGCACCCCGCCGGGTTGGGCATTGGTCCAGGCCATCGTGGATTTTGTACATCGTCACATCCGCTTCGACTACATGAAGGCAAGGTCGACAAAGACAGCGTGGGATGTGTTCGAGGAGCGCGAAGGTGTCTGCCGCGATTTCGCGCATCTGGCGATCACGCTGTGCCGCTGTATGAACCTGCCTGCACGCTACTGCACCGGCTATCTCGGCGACATGGACTTGTTAAAGCCGCTGGGAGACATGGATTTTTCGGCCTGGTTCGAAGTGTGGCTGGGCGATCGCTGGTATGTCTTCGATGCAAGGCACAACCGCCCTCGCAGCGGGCGAATATTGATGGCGCGAGGACGTGACGCAGCCGATGCGGCGCTGACGATGACCTTCGGACCCGTCACACTTTCCCGGTTCGACATCTACACGGACGAAGACAGATTGGGCCTCGCTTCATCTTGA
- a CDS encoding TolC family protein, which yields MTPFKVVRERWLACALTCLAPLPFITPIALAASPAPSQQTAFSLDAAMAAAETDNIDVIRSRLALKTAQANLRIADTAPNPNLNLSAVQLRPGRIGRRPLDSVADTVVGIDLPLERGGKRQARTGEARALIDAAAGDLASARRDMREAVYGAYFDLKAAEQRSAILSAIAASYADSQHMAHTQEHAGSISRGDLSRQAVEASRAKTDAQQAAIALQVARLGLATLIGRERDAPDIATGGEWVDVPAAASTEPADLLALRRPDVLAAQSRVEAARRSLDGAHALRHPDVTVSMQYEHAMDDLGVGSSVGVGVSVPLPVRNRYSGEVDAAGTALVQAEAEARKAAAVATAEITIARQSLSQASERRREIEERQLPAARDAAGVAEFAYTNGATSLLELLDARRSLRAVELGAVDARADEAHAIAQLQAAETTGETTGDDR from the coding sequence ATGACGCCGTTCAAGGTCGTTCGTGAGCGGTGGCTGGCATGCGCACTGACCTGCCTTGCACCGCTGCCGTTCATCACCCCCATCGCACTTGCAGCATCGCCCGCTCCGTCGCAGCAGACCGCGTTCAGTCTCGACGCGGCGATGGCCGCTGCCGAGACCGACAACATCGATGTGATCCGGTCCCGGCTGGCGTTGAAGACTGCGCAGGCCAACCTGCGGATCGCGGATACCGCGCCCAACCCGAACCTCAATCTCAGCGCGGTGCAGCTGCGTCCGGGGCGGATCGGCAGGCGCCCCCTGGATTCGGTGGCGGACACCGTCGTCGGCATCGACCTGCCGCTGGAGCGCGGCGGCAAGCGGCAGGCCCGGACCGGCGAAGCGCGTGCGTTGATCGATGCCGCGGCAGGCGACCTAGCCAGCGCGCGGCGCGACATGCGCGAGGCCGTGTACGGCGCCTATTTCGACCTCAAGGCGGCAGAGCAGCGTAGCGCCATCCTTTCGGCGATTGCGGCCAGCTATGCCGACAGCCAGCACATGGCGCATACGCAGGAGCACGCGGGCTCGATCTCGCGCGGGGACCTGTCGCGTCAGGCGGTTGAAGCCTCCCGCGCGAAGACCGACGCGCAGCAGGCGGCGATCGCGCTGCAGGTGGCGCGGCTCGGCCTCGCCACCCTGATCGGACGGGAACGGGATGCGCCCGACATTGCTACAGGCGGTGAATGGGTCGATGTGCCCGCCGCCGCCAGTACGGAGCCAGCGGACCTTCTGGCCTTGCGTCGTCCGGACGTGTTGGCGGCGCAGTCGCGCGTCGAGGCGGCCCGGCGCAGCCTCGACGGCGCGCATGCGCTGCGCCATCCCGACGTGACCGTCAGCATGCAGTACGAACACGCTATGGACGACCTCGGCGTCGGCAGCAGCGTCGGCGTGGGCGTTTCCGTGCCGTTGCCGGTGCGCAACCGCTACAGCGGCGAAGTGGACGCCGCCGGCACCGCGCTGGTCCAGGCCGAGGCGGAGGCGCGCAAGGCGGCGGCCGTGGCAACGGCCGAGATCACCATCGCCCGCCAGTCGCTTTCCCAGGCCAGCGAACGACGCCGTGAGATCGAGGAACGGCAACTGCCCGCCGCGCGCGATGCCGCGGGCGTCGCCGAATTCGCCTATACCAACGGGGCGACGTCGCTGCTCGAACTGCTCGATGCCCGCCGCTCGCTGCGGGCCGTAGAACTTGGCGCGGTCGATGCTCGTGCCGACGAAGCCCATGCCATCGCGCAGCTTCAGGCTGCCGAAACCACTGGCGAAACCACCGGAGACGATCGATGA
- a CDS encoding class I SAM-dependent methyltransferase gives MREFENPDHWDAAARHYEKTAHPFTARYAEAAVARISLGSDSHVLDIAAGTGALALAAARTGAKVLATDFSPGMVARIAATGHPNVEAKTMDGQNLALPDGGFDAVFSIFGVIMFPDWRKGLAEMARVTRPGGHGIVATWQQRGAATFLLLGDIRRKLFPGRDGMAMPEAVGVLSDPGNFAREMILAGYRDPRIEPVTHDYELDVGALDDPDTLFGMSPDWTSLNDGEKAEVITEVRQMAGERSVLPIPSTALIVVAQR, from the coding sequence ATGCGAGAGTTCGAGAACCCTGATCACTGGGATGCTGCCGCTCGGCACTATGAGAAGACTGCGCACCCCTTCACTGCTCGCTATGCCGAGGCGGCGGTTGCGAGAATATCCCTCGGGTCCGACAGCCACGTGCTGGACATAGCCGCAGGCACCGGTGCTTTGGCACTGGCTGCCGCGCGAACAGGCGCGAAGGTGCTGGCAACAGACTTTTCTCCAGGCATGGTCGCTCGTATCGCCGCCACCGGTCACCCCAATGTCGAGGCCAAGACAATGGATGGGCAAAACCTTGCGCTCCCAGACGGAGGGTTCGACGCCGTCTTCTCGATCTTCGGGGTCATCATGTTTCCCGACTGGCGCAAGGGGTTGGCCGAAATGGCCCGCGTTACGCGCCCTGGCGGCCACGGCATCGTGGCAACCTGGCAACAACGCGGTGCCGCGACCTTTCTTCTGCTCGGAGATATCCGTCGAAAGCTCTTCCCCGGCCGTGATGGCATGGCAATGCCGGAAGCCGTCGGCGTCCTCAGCGATCCGGGGAACTTCGCTCGCGAAATGATCCTTGCGGGCTATCGCGATCCCCGGATCGAGCCAGTGACGCATGATTATGAGCTCGACGTCGGGGCACTCGACGATCCCGATACATTGTTCGGCATGTCGCCCGACTGGACGAGCCTCAATGATGGGGAAAAGGCAGAAGTTATTACCGAGGTCAGGCAGATGGCGGGCGAACGCTCCGTATTGCCGATCCCTTCAACCGCGCTGATCGTGGTCGCTCAGCGTTGA
- a CDS encoding tyrosine-type recombinase/integrase, whose amino-acid sequence MPKKLSNALTPLAVKNAKPGRHADGGGLHLLVKESGARSWVYRFMLNGKSRDVGLGPAGTGGISLSHARDARDALRLKVKAGIDPIEERQREANEALAASQAAQVAGMTFRAVAEAHIAANEGSWRNDKHRQQWRNTLATYAYPVMGDLPVADIGTAHVLKILEPIWQDKPETASRVRGRIEIVLDAAKARGYRVGENPARWRGHIGQILPARARLTRGHHKALPYGEIPGFVESLRKRAAMAASALEFVILTATRTSEVLSGTWAEVDLERGVWTIPAARMKAGKEHRVPLTSRATDILKESKLAESEWLFTGDRGGKLSGMAMNMLLRRMGTDVTVHGFRSGFRDWAAESTAYSHEVCEMALAHVIGNKAEAAYRRGDLFEKRRRLMTDWAAYCASPLRADSNVIAIRSADLTP is encoded by the coding sequence ATGCCCAAAAAACTTAGCAACGCGCTCACACCCTTGGCGGTGAAGAATGCAAAGCCAGGCCGCCATGCTGATGGGGGCGGATTGCATTTGCTGGTTAAGGAGAGCGGGGCCCGCTCTTGGGTCTACCGTTTCATGCTCAATGGGAAGTCACGCGACGTAGGGCTTGGCCCGGCTGGAACGGGCGGCATTTCCTTGTCGCACGCTCGCGACGCTCGCGACGCGCTTCGCCTGAAAGTGAAGGCTGGGATTGACCCCATTGAGGAGCGCCAACGGGAGGCTAATGAGGCCCTTGCGGCGTCTCAGGCCGCTCAGGTAGCCGGAATGACGTTCAGGGCCGTTGCCGAGGCGCATATTGCCGCCAACGAGGGCAGCTGGCGCAATGATAAGCACCGTCAACAATGGCGCAATACGCTCGCAACCTATGCATACCCGGTCATGGGCGATTTACCTGTTGCCGACATTGGCACAGCCCACGTGCTGAAAATCCTTGAGCCGATTTGGCAGGACAAGCCAGAGACTGCGAGCCGGGTTAGAGGTCGAATAGAAATCGTGCTCGATGCTGCGAAAGCTCGGGGCTATCGAGTGGGCGAAAACCCGGCGCGCTGGCGAGGCCATATCGGACAAATTCTTCCCGCTCGTGCGCGCCTAACGCGCGGTCACCATAAGGCGCTGCCCTATGGCGAAATTCCCGGATTTGTCGAAAGCCTACGTAAGCGTGCCGCTATGGCAGCATCAGCACTGGAATTTGTCATACTGACAGCAACTCGCACGAGCGAGGTGTTGAGCGGGACATGGGCCGAGGTCGATTTGGAGAGAGGCGTCTGGACGATACCAGCCGCACGCATGAAAGCTGGGAAGGAACACCGAGTTCCCCTAACTTCCCGGGCGACTGACATACTGAAGGAATCCAAACTAGCAGAGTCGGAATGGCTTTTCACGGGCGATAGAGGTGGAAAACTATCCGGCATGGCGATGAACATGCTGCTTCGCCGGATGGGAACCGATGTGACCGTTCACGGCTTCCGGTCAGGATTTCGCGATTGGGCCGCAGAAAGCACTGCCTACTCTCACGAAGTTTGCGAGATGGCATTGGCACATGTGATCGGCAACAAGGCGGAAGCGGCCTATCGGCGCGGCGACCTGTTCGAAAAGCGACGCCGTTTGATGACGGATTGGGCAGCGTATTGTGCATCGCCCTTGCGTGCCGATAGTAATGTCATCGCGATACGAAGTGCCGACCTAACGCCCTAG
- a CDS encoding helix-turn-helix domain-containing protein, with protein sequence MQTPIAVTIPEAVRLSGISRTAIYEALARGDISARKAGRRTLIGYDELQTFLTSLPQYRSGRG encoded by the coding sequence ATGCAAACACCAATTGCCGTCACTATCCCCGAAGCCGTTCGGCTCTCCGGAATCAGTCGCACAGCGATTTACGAGGCGCTTGCTCGAGGCGATATCTCAGCGCGGAAGGCGGGTCGGCGGACGCTAATCGGCTACGACGAGCTTCAAACATTCCTGACGAGCCTCCCGCAATATCGATCGGGGCGCGGGTAA
- a CDS encoding efflux RND transporter periplasmic adaptor subunit yields MRASAPAAFGRAFGAALLATALTAPLAGCGQSDAPPAAAPSKSPDLISYAPGSAELDTVQIVTATTSPLPISADMNARLALDESQTSRVGAPVAGRVTQVLADIGQGVKAGQALAYLDAPDLGQARADLLTAQAESTRKAREMARSHMLFDGGAISRRDLEGAQADAAGAGAELERARLRLRNLGSGAGDALALTSSVSGYVIDRQINPGQQVGAGQTPLYTVSNPRTLWLFLDVPEASSSRARIGEAVEFDVPAWPGRRFTGKITQIGLAVDPATRRVQVRAEVGNPDLALKPEMYARARLVTDDGRRAIKVPNAAIFESGMKNYIFRVEAPGRFRRVLVEVGERGDSFSYVTSGIRNGERIVGEGALLLNAQLSGG; encoded by the coding sequence ATGAGGGCTTCTGCCCCCGCAGCATTTGGCCGAGCCTTTGGCGCAGCCCTGCTGGCCACCGCCCTGACCGCCCCGCTTGCCGGCTGCGGCCAGTCCGATGCGCCGCCCGCCGCCGCGCCGAGCAAGTCGCCCGACCTCATCAGCTATGCGCCGGGCTCGGCCGAACTCGACACCGTGCAGATCGTCACCGCCACCACCAGCCCGCTGCCGATCTCGGCCGACATGAACGCGCGTCTTGCACTCGACGAATCGCAGACCAGCCGCGTCGGCGCGCCGGTGGCCGGGCGGGTGACGCAGGTTCTGGCCGACATCGGCCAAGGGGTGAAGGCCGGGCAGGCACTGGCCTATCTCGATGCGCCCGATCTCGGCCAGGCGCGCGCCGATCTGCTCACCGCCCAGGCCGAAAGCACTCGCAAGGCGCGCGAGATGGCCCGCTCGCACATGCTGTTCGACGGGGGCGCGATCTCCCGCCGCGATCTCGAAGGCGCGCAGGCCGATGCCGCCGGGGCCGGGGCCGAACTGGAGCGTGCGCGCCTGCGCCTGCGCAACCTGGGGAGCGGCGCGGGCGATGCGCTGGCGCTGACCAGTTCGGTCAGCGGCTACGTCATCGACCGCCAGATCAATCCCGGCCAGCAGGTCGGCGCCGGACAGACCCCGCTCTACACCGTGTCCAACCCGCGCACCTTGTGGCTGTTCCTCGACGTTCCCGAGGCGTCGAGCAGCCGCGCACGCATCGGCGAGGCGGTGGAATTCGACGTACCGGCCTGGCCCGGCCGCCGCTTTACCGGCAAGATCACGCAGATCGGCCTCGCGGTAGACCCGGCCACGCGCCGTGTGCAGGTGCGCGCCGAAGTCGGCAATCCCGACCTCGCGCTCAAGCCCGAGATGTACGCCCGTGCGCGCCTCGTCACTGACGACGGCCGCCGCGCGATCAAGGTTCCCAATGCCGCGATCTTCGAATCCGGCATGAAGAACTACATCTTCCGCGTGGAGGCGCCCGGTCGCTTCCGCCGCGTTCTGGTGGAAGTGGGCGAACGCGGAGACAGCTTCTCCTACGTGACGTCCGGCATCCGCAACGGCGAACGGATCGTCGGCGAAGGTGCGCTGCTGCTCAACGCCCAGCTTTCCGGGGGCTGA